The Corynebacterium simulans genome contains a region encoding:
- a CDS encoding lactate/malate family dehydrogenase: MKNLNTTKLVCIGLGHVGSSVLAYAMESGLFADIAAIDVNDKVAHGEALDHDQSTGVPGVDHIHVHAGTYADCADADLIIVSAGASMQPDPDNPGSAPDRAELAVSSGHVIRNVMEGITAHTSEAVILFITNPLDAMVTLAHREFDYPRELLFGTGTMLDSARLRWAIGRELGIDPKSVTGYMMGEHGMTAFPVLSKMNVQGLGWEELEELHQGSLPGKEELKETVVGAAYDVFNAKGWTDAGVARSAVAIARSIMLDEKAVHPVCSMLEGEYGIDDVALSMPSVVGRGGVEKRLAPKLDEWETQKLAESASYIRATFERTQN; the protein is encoded by the coding sequence ATGAAGAACCTAAACACCACAAAGCTTGTTTGTATTGGCCTGGGTCACGTTGGATCCTCGGTCCTTGCTTATGCCATGGAGTCTGGCCTTTTCGCGGATATCGCCGCAATCGATGTCAACGATAAGGTGGCACACGGTGAGGCGCTGGACCATGATCAATCCACCGGCGTGCCTGGCGTTGACCATATCCACGTCCACGCCGGTACCTACGCGGACTGCGCTGATGCTGACCTCATTATCGTCTCTGCCGGTGCGTCCATGCAGCCGGACCCGGACAATCCGGGTTCTGCTCCTGACCGTGCCGAGTTGGCAGTTTCTTCCGGCCACGTTATTCGCAACGTTATGGAAGGCATCACTGCCCATACGAGTGAAGCGGTCATCCTGTTTATCACCAATCCTCTGGACGCAATGGTTACCCTTGCGCACCGCGAGTTCGACTACCCGCGCGAGCTACTCTTTGGTACCGGCACCATGCTCGATTCAGCGCGTCTGCGCTGGGCTATAGGGCGCGAGCTCGGTATCGATCCAAAGTCTGTCACCGGTTACATGATGGGTGAACATGGCATGACGGCCTTCCCAGTGCTGTCGAAAATGAACGTCCAGGGCTTGGGCTGGGAAGAACTCGAAGAGCTCCACCAGGGCTCGCTACCAGGTAAGGAAGAGCTCAAAGAAACCGTCGTCGGCGCGGCCTACGACGTCTTCAATGCAAAGGGCTGGACCGACGCTGGTGTGGCACGTTCCGCGGTAGCGATTGCGCGATCGATCATGCTGGATGAGAAGGCGGTTCATCCGGTCTGCTCCATGCTGGAGGGGGAATACGGCATCGACGATGTTGCGCTTTCCATGCCATCGGTTGTCGGCCGCGGCGGTGTCGAAAAGCGCTTGGCCCCCAAGCTCGATGAATGGGAGACCCAGAAGTTGGCTGAGTCCGCAAGCTATATCCGCGCAACTTTCGAGCGTACGCAGAATTAA
- a CDS encoding arginine repressor, whose translation MTTTPTTRNARQAKILEILDRTRVTSQVQLSELLLDEGIDITQATLSRDLDELGAKKVKRGGGRSFYMVGGELEQFEDQLNGPREKLRRMLDELVVSHDHSGNIAMLRTPAGAAQYLASFIDRVGLSDVVGCIAGDDTIFVLARESTTGEELAKKLISRDI comes from the coding sequence ATGACAACGACGCCGACCACGCGCAATGCGCGCCAAGCCAAGATCCTGGAAATTCTGGATCGCACCCGTGTCACCAGCCAGGTGCAGCTTTCTGAGCTGCTGCTTGATGAGGGAATCGACATTACCCAGGCAACCCTTTCGCGCGATCTTGACGAGCTCGGTGCGAAGAAAGTAAAGCGCGGTGGCGGGCGTTCCTTCTATATGGTCGGCGGCGAGCTGGAGCAATTCGAAGACCAACTTAACGGACCCCGCGAGAAGCTGCGCCGCATGCTCGACGAGCTTGTTGTCTCGCATGATCATTCAGGAAACATCGCCATGCTGCGCACTCCAGCCGGCGCTGCGCAGTATTTGGCTTCCTTTATTGACCGCGTTGGTTTGAGCGATGTAGTCGGCTGCATTGCTGGTGATGACACTATTTTCGTCCTCGCGCGCGAGTCGACCACCGGCGAGGAACTTGCGAAGAAGCTCATATCACGCGACATTTAG
- the argH gene encoding argininosuccinate lyase, producing MHKTNEGALWGGRFSGGPSEAMFALSVSTHFDWVLAPYDVLASKAHAKVLHKAGLLSDADLQTMLDGLTQLGEKVASGEFRPLPTDEDVHGAMERGLIDIVGPEVGGRLRAGRSRNDQVATLFRMWVRDAIRDIALQVTDLVDALSQQAAAHPEAIMPGKTHSQAAQPILLAHQLLAHAQPLLRDVDRLKDLDKRLAVSPYGSGALAGSSLHLDPEAIAAELGFDSAAENSLDGTSSRDFASEAAFVLAQIAVDMSRLAEEIIYWCTPEYGYVTLDDAWSTGSSIMPQKKNPDVAELTRGKTGRLIGNLSGLLATLKAQPLAYNRDLQEDKEPIVDSVAQLNLLLPAMTGLVSTLEFHEDRMRELAPRGFTLATDLAEWMVRQGVPFREAHEASGACVQIAEARGVDLVDLSDEELAGVDKRLLPAVRDVLTIDGAVASRSTKGGTAGVRVAEQRERVDEIAAEFKKWAQTPVIPGA from the coding sequence ATGCATAAGACTAACGAGGGCGCATTGTGGGGCGGCCGCTTCAGCGGCGGCCCATCTGAGGCAATGTTCGCACTGTCCGTATCCACTCACTTCGACTGGGTCCTGGCGCCATATGACGTCCTGGCTTCCAAGGCACATGCCAAGGTGCTGCACAAGGCAGGCCTGCTGTCCGACGCCGACCTGCAGACCATGCTCGATGGCCTGACGCAGCTGGGGGAGAAGGTAGCCTCCGGCGAGTTCCGTCCGCTGCCCACCGATGAGGATGTGCACGGCGCGATGGAACGCGGGCTTATCGACATCGTCGGGCCTGAGGTCGGCGGCCGCCTGCGCGCGGGTCGTTCCCGCAACGACCAGGTAGCAACCCTGTTTCGCATGTGGGTTCGCGATGCCATTCGCGATATTGCCTTGCAGGTCACTGATCTGGTGGATGCTTTGTCTCAGCAGGCGGCGGCGCACCCGGAGGCAATCATGCCAGGTAAGACTCACTCGCAGGCTGCGCAGCCTATCTTGCTGGCGCACCAGCTGTTGGCACACGCGCAACCTTTGCTTCGCGACGTCGATCGCTTAAAAGATCTGGACAAGCGCCTAGCCGTATCGCCTTATGGCTCTGGCGCGCTGGCGGGTTCTTCGCTGCACCTTGACCCAGAGGCAATCGCTGCGGAGCTGGGCTTCGATTCAGCCGCAGAGAACTCTCTGGATGGAACCTCATCGCGTGACTTTGCCTCGGAGGCAGCTTTCGTCTTGGCGCAAATCGCGGTCGATATGTCCCGCTTGGCGGAAGAAATCATCTACTGGTGTACGCCGGAGTACGGCTACGTCACCCTGGATGATGCGTGGTCGACCGGTTCTTCCATCATGCCGCAGAAGAAGAATCCCGATGTTGCGGAGCTAACCCGTGGTAAGACGGGCCGCCTCATTGGCAACCTCTCCGGATTGTTGGCCACGCTGAAGGCACAGCCTTTGGCCTACAACCGTGACCTGCAAGAGGATAAAGAGCCGATTGTTGACTCGGTGGCGCAGCTCAATCTGCTGCTGCCAGCCATGACCGGCCTGGTTTCCACCTTGGAATTCCACGAAGACCGCATGCGTGAGCTTGCCCCACGTGGATTCACTCTGGCAACGGACCTCGCCGAGTGGATGGTTCGCCAAGGCGTTCCATTCCGTGAGGCGCACGAGGCCTCGGGCGCGTGCGTTCAGATTGCCGAAGCAAGGGGAGTGGACCTAGTGGACCTCAGCGACGAGGAGCTTGCCGGCGTCGATAAGCGCTTGCTCCCTGCAGTTCGTGACGTACTCACCATCGATGGCGCAGTAGCCTCGCGTTCTACCAAGGGTGGAACCGCAGGTGTGCGGGTCGCTGAACAGCGTGAACGCGTTGACGAGATCGCCGCGGAATTTAAGAAGTGGGCACA
- a CDS encoding argininosuccinate synthase, giving the protein MSARVVLAYSGGLDTSVAIPYLAKMTGGDVVAVSLDLGQGGEDMESVRQRALDCGAVESIVIDAKDEFAEEYCLPTIKANGMYMKQYPLVSAISRPLITKHLVKAAQEHGGTHVSHGCTGKGNDQVRFEVSFRALDPSLEIIAPARDYAWTRDKAIAFAEEINLPIEQSASSPFSIDQNVWGRAVETGFLEDLWNPPTKDLYAYTEDPALGNAPDEVIISFEKGKPVAIDGKPVTVLEAIEELNRRAGAQGIGRLDMVEDRLVGIKSREVYEAPGAMVLIKAHEALEDVTVERELARYKRLTDARWSEEVYDGLWYSPLKRSLDAFIESSQENVTGDIRMVLHAGTATVNGRRSGESLYSFDLATYDTGDAFDQTAAKGFVQLHGLSTQISNQRDRDGGFPTGKK; this is encoded by the coding sequence ATGAGCGCACGTGTTGTACTGGCTTATTCCGGCGGACTGGATACGTCCGTGGCGATCCCTTACCTGGCTAAGATGACGGGCGGCGACGTTGTTGCTGTCTCTCTTGACCTTGGCCAGGGTGGCGAGGATATGGAGTCGGTACGCCAGCGCGCCCTCGATTGCGGCGCGGTCGAGTCCATCGTCATTGACGCTAAGGATGAATTCGCAGAAGAGTACTGCCTGCCTACCATCAAGGCTAACGGCATGTACATGAAGCAGTACCCGCTCGTTTCTGCGATTTCCCGCCCGCTTATCACCAAGCACCTGGTGAAAGCTGCGCAGGAGCACGGCGGAACACACGTTTCCCACGGTTGCACTGGCAAAGGTAACGATCAGGTCCGCTTCGAGGTTTCCTTCCGCGCACTCGATCCTTCGCTAGAGATCATCGCGCCAGCGCGTGATTACGCCTGGACTCGTGACAAGGCAATCGCCTTCGCGGAGGAGATCAACCTGCCGATTGAGCAGTCCGCATCCTCGCCATTTTCTATCGACCAGAATGTGTGGGGCCGCGCGGTAGAAACCGGCTTTTTGGAGGATCTGTGGAATCCGCCAACAAAGGATCTTTACGCCTACACCGAGGATCCGGCATTGGGTAACGCCCCCGATGAGGTCATCATTTCCTTTGAAAAGGGCAAGCCCGTCGCCATCGACGGTAAGCCGGTGACCGTTCTGGAAGCAATCGAAGAGCTCAATCGCCGCGCGGGTGCACAAGGCATCGGCCGTCTCGACATGGTTGAGGACCGGCTCGTGGGCATCAAGTCCCGCGAGGTCTACGAGGCCCCGGGTGCCATGGTGCTCATCAAGGCTCACGAGGCGCTGGAGGATGTCACCGTCGAGCGTGAGCTCGCACGTTATAAGCGCCTGACCGATGCCCGCTGGAGCGAAGAGGTCTACGATGGCCTCTGGTACTCGCCGCTGAAGCGTTCCCTGGATGCCTTCATCGAGTCCTCCCAGGAGAACGTCACCGGCGATATCCGCATGGTTCTCCACGCCGGCACCGCAACTGTCAATGGTCGCCGCTCGGGCGAGTCTCTGTACTCCTTTGACTTGGCCACCTATGACACTGGCGACGCCTTCGATCAGACCGCGGCCAAGGGCTTTGTCCAGCTGCATGGCCTGTCCACCCAGATCTCCAACCAGCGTGACCGCGATGGCGGTTTCCCAACCGGAAAGAAATAA
- a CDS encoding acetylornithine transaminase, which yields MTSLIKQWNEAIANNYGAPPLGLVSGAGSTVVDEEGKSYIDMLAGIAVNSLGYGHPAVVQAVSQQVAKLAHVSNLFASEPVVEVAQKLKARVGDSDARVFFCNSGTEANEAAFKVARLTGKKRVLAAHHGFHGRTMGALAMTGQPGKRAPFEPLPAGVEFYPYGDIEYLRTLVEQDPANTAAIILEPIQGETGVIPAPDGFLVKVRQLCDEYELLLIVDEVQTGVGRTGDFFAFQSARILPDVITMAKGLGAGLPIGATIVRGAAKDLLTPGSHGTTFGGNPVVCAAANAVLDTIDAAFIAEVRNKGERLAERVAALPGVVEVRGRGLMLGVVLERPVAKQVVSAGFKHGVIVNAPNDSVVRLTPPLVIEEAELDAAVNRFALALSDATVS from the coding sequence ATGACTTCGCTTATAAAGCAGTGGAACGAGGCGATCGCGAATAACTACGGCGCTCCGCCGCTCGGATTGGTCTCAGGTGCAGGATCTACCGTGGTTGATGAAGAGGGGAAGTCCTACATTGACATGCTGGCCGGCATTGCGGTCAATTCACTAGGCTACGGGCATCCTGCCGTAGTTCAGGCGGTAAGCCAGCAGGTGGCTAAGTTGGCGCACGTATCCAACCTTTTTGCTAGCGAGCCTGTGGTTGAGGTCGCGCAAAAGCTCAAGGCTAGGGTGGGCGATAGCGATGCCCGGGTATTCTTCTGCAACTCCGGTACCGAGGCCAACGAGGCTGCGTTCAAGGTAGCACGCTTGACTGGAAAGAAGCGGGTGCTGGCGGCGCACCACGGATTCCACGGGCGTACGATGGGCGCGCTCGCGATGACGGGGCAGCCGGGCAAACGGGCGCCTTTCGAGCCGCTGCCAGCTGGCGTGGAATTTTATCCCTATGGCGACATTGAATATCTGCGCACATTGGTGGAACAGGACCCAGCCAATACCGCGGCAATCATTTTGGAGCCTATCCAAGGCGAGACCGGAGTGATTCCCGCGCCGGATGGATTTCTGGTTAAGGTGCGCCAGTTATGCGATGAATACGAGCTCCTCTTGATTGTTGATGAGGTTCAGACTGGCGTCGGGCGTACTGGTGACTTCTTCGCTTTCCAGTCTGCGAGAATCTTGCCCGATGTGATTACCATGGCCAAAGGCTTGGGGGCGGGCCTGCCCATCGGCGCGACCATCGTACGGGGCGCGGCGAAGGATTTGCTTACTCCGGGTAGCCACGGCACGACCTTTGGCGGCAATCCCGTTGTGTGTGCGGCGGCAAATGCGGTACTGGACACTATCGATGCCGCGTTCATTGCTGAGGTACGCAACAAGGGAGAGCGGCTCGCAGAACGCGTAGCTGCGTTGCCTGGCGTAGTAGAAGTGCGCGGTCGCGGCCTGATGTTGGGCGTGGTTCTGGAACGCCCGGTGGCTAAACAGGTGGTCAGCGCCGGCTTCAAGCACGGAGTAATTGTGAATGCGCCGAATGATTCCGTCGTGCGTTTGACGCCGCCGCTGGTGATTGAAGAGGCAGAGCTGGACGCCGCGGTTAACCGCTTTGCGCTGGCGCTTTCCGACGCCACCGTCAGCTAA